In Brachypodium distachyon strain Bd21 chromosome 2, Brachypodium_distachyon_v3.0, whole genome shotgun sequence, one genomic interval encodes:
- the LOC100838087 gene encoding endoribonuclease Dicer homolog 3a isoform X3 codes for MLVLVQKRKELHGTTRACAFSGTWASKRTVIKLQGYKLNFSCDQVGQKYSEFVLLIDTTIANEAANLDINLYLHDKMVKASVSPCGLLELDVQQMEQVKLFQALIFNGLFGKLFTGSKSSNSSREFILNKDDNLIWNNANMYLLLPMDPTLESHDSFCINWRVIDEAATAVRLMRKIHSDGKMNLLAILDFDQIYGDLIHLANTSCEVHTLRNVAVLAVHTGKIYTALHVTDLSANSTFDGVSSKKESGFKTFTEYFEKKYDIVLRHPSQPLLVLKPSHNPHNLLSSKIRDEGYGENKNDGTTDVIKVNNRVHMPPELLIPLNLPEDILRAFYLFPSLMYRMETLMLASQLRSEIAYDSNISSFLILEAITTLRCSEDFSMERLELLGDSVLKYAVSCHLFLKFPDKHEGQLSSSRIDIISNAALHRLGIKHKIQGYIRDAAFDPRRWLAPGQRTNRPFHCKCPVDYEVVTKDIHVIDEKPTIKIGQACDKGHRWMCSKTISDCVEAIIGAYYVGGGLRAAVAVLRWLGVDAEIEEELIMQTILSASMKTYVPKIDLVEALEAKLGYAFSVKGLLLEALTHPSHQESEERYSYERLEFLGDAALDILLTWHLFSSHKDTDEGELTDLRSASVNNENFAKVAVKHKLHHFLQQSSGILLDQITEYANSLENSSMDEINLSSDAPLRGPKVLGDIVESIAGAILIDTKLDLDVVRGVFKPLLSPIVTPENLELPPFRELLEWCNKNGYFLGIKCTDGDKIQAILDVQLEDVLVIRRGFGKNKKDAKAHAASMLLKDLEEKGFIISKNAIRTEQFQKQCGSENSCYNMFDAMDTQVLTPFWGNESAGPVLDKPVHVAVKTSKGGPRVALYEFCKKLQWPAPKFDSVKVLPSSACPPSGGSSVKATPTQEFFASTITLHMPNSDVISLTGDGFADKKSSQDSAALLMLHELQRRGRLQVQEI; via the exons ATGCTGGTGTTG GTACAAAAACGGAAGGAGCTACATGGTACAACCCGAGCCTGTGCCTTCTCTGGTACCTGGGCATCCAAGAGAACTGTTATTAAGCTTCAAGGCTACAAGTTGAATTTTTCTTGTGATCAAGTTGGTCAGAAATACTCTGAGTTTGTTCTGTTAATTGATACAACTATAGCAAATGAAGCTGCTAATCTGGATATTAATCTATATCTGCATGACAAGATGGTAAAAGCTTCAGTCTCTCCATGTGGCCTACTTGAGTTAGATGTTCAACAG atGGAGCAGGTAAAGCTATTTCAAGCACTTATCTTTAATGGTTTGTTTGGAAAGTTGTTCACTGGATCAAAATCATCTAACTCTTCGAGGGAGTTTATTCTCAACAAAGACGACAACCTGATCTGGAATAATGCAAATATGTATTTGCTTTTACCTATGGATCCTACCCTAGAGTCTCATGACAGTTTTTGCATTAACTGGAGAGTGATTGATGAAGCTGCTACAGCTGTTAGACTAATGAGAAAGATTCATTCTGATGGCAAAATGAACTTACTTGCAATACTTGATTTCGATCAAATTTATGGAGATCTAATTCATCTTGCTAACACGTCATGTGAGGTCCATACCCTTCGAAATGTAGCAGTGCTGGCAGTGCACACCGGGAAGATATATACTGCTCTTCATGTTACTGATTTATCTGCCAATAGCACATTTGATGGTGTATCCAGTAAGAAAGAATCAGGGTTCAAGACATTTACAGaatattttgaaaagaa GTATGACATAGTTCTTCGTCATCCCTCACAGCCATTATTAGTGCTGAAACCCAGTCATAATCCTCACAACCTTCTTTCCTCAAAGATCCGAGATGAAG gtTATGGTGAGAACAAAAATGATGGCACAACAGATGTAATTAAGGTGAACAACCGTGTTCACATGCCCCCGGAGTTGCTAATTCCCCTTAATTTGCCTGAGGACATTTTGAGAGCATTTTATTTGTTCCCATCTTTGATGTATCGTATGGAGACACTAATGCTAGCCAGTCAACTAAGAAGTGAAATTGCATACGATTCTAATATATCGAGCTTTCTG ATTCTGGAAGCTATTACAACACTGCGATGCTCTGAGGACTTCTCTATGGAGCGGCTAGAACTATTGGGAGATTCTGTGCTGAAGTATGCAGTGAGTTGTCATCTTTTCCTGAAATTTCCTGATAAGCATGAAGGTCAATTGTCATCCAGTAGGATTGATATAATATCTAATGCGGCGCTTCATAGGCTTGGAATTAAACACAAAATACAG GGTTACATACGTGATGCTGCATTTGATCCTCGCCGATGGCTTGCACCAGGACAGCGCACTAATCGTCCTTTTCATTGCAAATGCCCAGTAGATTATGAGGTTGTAACTAAGGATATTCATGTCATTGATGAAAAACCTACTATTAAAATAGGCCAGGCGTGTGATAAGGGACACAGATGGATGTGTTCCAAAACAATTTCTGATTGTGTAGAAGCTATAATTGGTGCATATTATGTAGGAGGTGGATTAAGAGCAGCTGTGGCTGTTCTCAGGTGGTTGGGTGTTGATGCTGAAATTGAGGAAGAATTGATTATGCAGACCATCTTGAGTGCATCTATGAAGACTTATGTTCCGAAAATTGATCTAGTAGAAGCGCTCGAGGCAAAACTAGGCTATGCATTTTCAGTGAAAGGTCTTCTGTTAGAGGCTCTTACCCACCCATCACATCAGGAATCAGAAGAAAGATACTCCTACGAG CGTCTGGAGTTCCTTGGCGATGCTGCCTTGGATATTCTCTTAACATGGCATCTCTTCAGTAGTCATAAAGACACCGATGAGGGGGAGTTGACAGATTTAAGGTCTGCATCAGTAAACAATGAAAACTTTGCAAAAGTTGCAGTAAAGCACAAACTCCATCACTTTCTCCAGCAGTCTTCTGGGATTTTACTGGACCAAATTACTGAATATGCAAATAGTCTGGAAAATTCATCCATGGACGAAATCAACCTTTCATCGGATGCTCCATTAAGGGGGCCTAAA GTTCTAGGTGATATTGTAGAAAGTATTGCAGGTGCAATTCTTATAGATACCAAACTTGATTTGGATGTAGTTCGGGGTGTTTTTAAACCTCTTCTTTCCCCTATCGTCACACCTGAGAACCTGGAGTTGCCTCCATTTAGAGAGCTTCTCGAATGGTGCAACAAAAATGGGTACTTTCTAGGAATTAAATGTACAGATGGAGACAAAATACAGGCTATTCTGGATGTACAACTCGAGGACGTGCTCGTTATCAGACGAGGTTTTGGCAAGAATAAAAAAGATGCTAAAGCCCACGCAGCTTCCATGTTACTCAAGGACCTCGAg GAAAAAGGGTTTATAATATCAAAGAACGCCATCAGAACGGAACAATTTCAGAAGCAATGTGGTAGTGAAAACAGTTGCTACAACATGTTTGATGCCATGGATACACAGGTTCTAACACCATTCTGGGGAAACGAATCAGCTGGTCCTGTGCTTGATAAACCAG TGCACGTGGCGGTGAAGACGAGTAAAGGAGGACCTCGCGTAGCGCTGTATGAGTTCTGCAAAAAGTTACAATGGCCAGCGCCTAAGTTTGATTCTGTTAAAGTACTACCAAG CAGTGCGTGTCCCCCATCCGGTGGTTCCTCGGTGAAAGCTACTCCGACACAAGAGTTCTTCGCTTCAACCATAACATTGCATATGCCAAATAGTGATGTGATCAGCCTGACAGGAGACGGGTTTGCGGATAAAAAGAGCTCGCAGGACTCTGCTGCACTGCTCATGCTCCACGAGCTTCAGCGGCGAGGTAGATTGCAAGTCCAGGAGATATGA
- the LOC100838087 gene encoding endoribonuclease Dicer homolog 3a isoform X4, whose translation MAGAEAEPVGGEAAVMGVADSAAAEAAPVVSEVNMNPLKRSPEPSVEEDEADRQKRQNTECQDFTPRGVDAEQNNLASAISRSKTSMVETAFNRDSKDLLPHLSPVKDRNGCHIGTAGATVDSSISIISEYCDKLPKDKYHTTRPSFEFTHHDDGFVCTLTLPSSDVLPPLEGPKARSKQKAKQLVCLDACKQLDLLGVHDDCLCPSLKEPPVEIVNKASVLTSNAGVGTQKRKELHGTTRACAFSGTWASKRTVIKLQGYKLNFSCDQVGQKYSEFVLLIDTTIANEAANLDINLYLHDKMVKASVSPCGLLELDVQQMEQVKLFQALIFNGLFGKLFTGSKSSNSSREFILNKDDNLIWNNANMYLLLPMDPTLESHDSFCINWRVIDEAATAVRLMRKIHSDGKMNLLAILDFDQIYGDLIHLANTSCEVHTLRNVAVLAVHTGKIYTALHVTDLSANSTFDGVSSKKESGFKTFTEYFEKKYDIVLRHPSQPLLVLKPSHNPHNLLSSKIRDEGPCPPLCYGENKNDGTTDVIKVNNRVHMPPELLIPLNLPEDILRAFYLFPSLMYRMETLMLASQLRSEIAYDSNISSFLILEAITTLRCSEDFSMERLELLGDSVLKYAVSCHLFLKFPDKHEGQLSSSRIDIISNAALHRLGIKHKIQGYIRDAAFDPRRWLAPGQRTNRPFHCKCPVDYEVVTKDIHVIDEKPTIKIGQACDKGHRWMCSKTISDCVEAIIGAYYVGGGLRAAVAVLRWLGVDAEIEEELIMQTILSASMKTYVPKIDLVEALEAKLGYAFSVKGLLLEALTHPSHQESEERYSYERLEFLGDAALDILLTWHLFSSHKDTDEGELTDLRSASVNNENFAKVAVKHKLHHFLQQSSGILLDQITEYANSLENSSMDEINLSSDAPLRGPKVLGDIVESIAGAILIDTKLDLDVVRGVFKPLLSPIVTPENLELPPFRELLEWCNKNGYFLGIKCTDGDKIQAILDVQLEDVLVIRRGFGKNKKDAKAHAASMLLKDLEEKGFIISKNAIRTEQFQKQCGSENSCYNMFDAMDTQVLTPFWGNESAGPVLDKPVHVAVKTSKGGPRVALYEFCKKLQWPAPKFDSVKVLPSACPPSGGSSVKATPTQEFFASTITLHMPNSDVISLTGDGFADKKSSQDSAALLMLHELQRRGRLQVQEI comes from the exons ATGGCCGGAGCGGAAGCGGAACCGGTGGGCGGAGAGGCGGCGGTGATGGGCGTTGCCGattccgcggcggcggaggctgctcCTGTTGTCTCCGAAG TTAACATGAATCCCTTGAAAAGGTCACCGGAGCCATCTgttgaagaagatgaagcagaCAGGCAGAAGCGGCAGAATACAGAGTGTCAAGACTTCACTCCGAGAGG GGTGGACGCGGAACAAAATAATTTGGCATCTGCCATTTCGAGAAGCAAGACGTCAATGGTGGAGACTGCTTTCAACAGAGATTCCAAGGATCTACTCCCTCATTTGTCTCCCGTTAAAGACAGAAATGGATGTCATATAGGCACAGCTGGAGCAACTGTTGATTCTAGCATTAGTATTATCTCCGAGTACTGTGACAAGCTTCCGAAGGACAA GTATCACACCACAAGACCATCATTTGAGTTTACTCATCACGATGATGGTTTTGTGTGTACATTAACATTACCGTCTAGTGATGTGCTACCGCCTTTGGAGGGTCCAAAAGCAAGAAGCAAGCAGAAAGCAAAACAACTCGTTTGTCTTGATGCCTGTAAGCAGCTGGACCTGCTAGGAGTGCATGATGACTGCCTTTGTCCATCTCTTAAAGAGCCACCGGTGGAAATTGTGAACAAAGCAAGTGTTCTCACATCTAATGCTGGTGTTGGTAC ACAAAAACGGAAGGAGCTACATGGTACAACCCGAGCCTGTGCCTTCTCTGGTACCTGGGCATCCAAGAGAACTGTTATTAAGCTTCAAGGCTACAAGTTGAATTTTTCTTGTGATCAAGTTGGTCAGAAATACTCTGAGTTTGTTCTGTTAATTGATACAACTATAGCAAATGAAGCTGCTAATCTGGATATTAATCTATATCTGCATGACAAGATGGTAAAAGCTTCAGTCTCTCCATGTGGCCTACTTGAGTTAGATGTTCAACAG atGGAGCAGGTAAAGCTATTTCAAGCACTTATCTTTAATGGTTTGTTTGGAAAGTTGTTCACTGGATCAAAATCATCTAACTCTTCGAGGGAGTTTATTCTCAACAAAGACGACAACCTGATCTGGAATAATGCAAATATGTATTTGCTTTTACCTATGGATCCTACCCTAGAGTCTCATGACAGTTTTTGCATTAACTGGAGAGTGATTGATGAAGCTGCTACAGCTGTTAGACTAATGAGAAAGATTCATTCTGATGGCAAAATGAACTTACTTGCAATACTTGATTTCGATCAAATTTATGGAGATCTAATTCATCTTGCTAACACGTCATGTGAGGTCCATACCCTTCGAAATGTAGCAGTGCTGGCAGTGCACACCGGGAAGATATATACTGCTCTTCATGTTACTGATTTATCTGCCAATAGCACATTTGATGGTGTATCCAGTAAGAAAGAATCAGGGTTCAAGACATTTACAGaatattttgaaaagaa GTATGACATAGTTCTTCGTCATCCCTCACAGCCATTATTAGTGCTGAAACCCAGTCATAATCCTCACAACCTTCTTTCCTCAAAGATCCGAGATGAAGGTCCTTGTCCTCCCCTTT gtTATGGTGAGAACAAAAATGATGGCACAACAGATGTAATTAAGGTGAACAACCGTGTTCACATGCCCCCGGAGTTGCTAATTCCCCTTAATTTGCCTGAGGACATTTTGAGAGCATTTTATTTGTTCCCATCTTTGATGTATCGTATGGAGACACTAATGCTAGCCAGTCAACTAAGAAGTGAAATTGCATACGATTCTAATATATCGAGCTTTCTG ATTCTGGAAGCTATTACAACACTGCGATGCTCTGAGGACTTCTCTATGGAGCGGCTAGAACTATTGGGAGATTCTGTGCTGAAGTATGCAGTGAGTTGTCATCTTTTCCTGAAATTTCCTGATAAGCATGAAGGTCAATTGTCATCCAGTAGGATTGATATAATATCTAATGCGGCGCTTCATAGGCTTGGAATTAAACACAAAATACAG GGTTACATACGTGATGCTGCATTTGATCCTCGCCGATGGCTTGCACCAGGACAGCGCACTAATCGTCCTTTTCATTGCAAATGCCCAGTAGATTATGAGGTTGTAACTAAGGATATTCATGTCATTGATGAAAAACCTACTATTAAAATAGGCCAGGCGTGTGATAAGGGACACAGATGGATGTGTTCCAAAACAATTTCTGATTGTGTAGAAGCTATAATTGGTGCATATTATGTAGGAGGTGGATTAAGAGCAGCTGTGGCTGTTCTCAGGTGGTTGGGTGTTGATGCTGAAATTGAGGAAGAATTGATTATGCAGACCATCTTGAGTGCATCTATGAAGACTTATGTTCCGAAAATTGATCTAGTAGAAGCGCTCGAGGCAAAACTAGGCTATGCATTTTCAGTGAAAGGTCTTCTGTTAGAGGCTCTTACCCACCCATCACATCAGGAATCAGAAGAAAGATACTCCTACGAG CGTCTGGAGTTCCTTGGCGATGCTGCCTTGGATATTCTCTTAACATGGCATCTCTTCAGTAGTCATAAAGACACCGATGAGGGGGAGTTGACAGATTTAAGGTCTGCATCAGTAAACAATGAAAACTTTGCAAAAGTTGCAGTAAAGCACAAACTCCATCACTTTCTCCAGCAGTCTTCTGGGATTTTACTGGACCAAATTACTGAATATGCAAATAGTCTGGAAAATTCATCCATGGACGAAATCAACCTTTCATCGGATGCTCCATTAAGGGGGCCTAAA GTTCTAGGTGATATTGTAGAAAGTATTGCAGGTGCAATTCTTATAGATACCAAACTTGATTTGGATGTAGTTCGGGGTGTTTTTAAACCTCTTCTTTCCCCTATCGTCACACCTGAGAACCTGGAGTTGCCTCCATTTAGAGAGCTTCTCGAATGGTGCAACAAAAATGGGTACTTTCTAGGAATTAAATGTACAGATGGAGACAAAATACAGGCTATTCTGGATGTACAACTCGAGGACGTGCTCGTTATCAGACGAGGTTTTGGCAAGAATAAAAAAGATGCTAAAGCCCACGCAGCTTCCATGTTACTCAAGGACCTCGAg GAAAAAGGGTTTATAATATCAAAGAACGCCATCAGAACGGAACAATTTCAGAAGCAATGTGGTAGTGAAAACAGTTGCTACAACATGTTTGATGCCATGGATACACAGGTTCTAACACCATTCTGGGGAAACGAATCAGCTGGTCCTGTGCTTGATAAACCAG TGCACGTGGCGGTGAAGACGAGTAAAGGAGGACCTCGCGTAGCGCTGTATGAGTTCTGCAAAAAGTTACAATGGCCAGCGCCTAAGTTTGATTCTGTTAAAGTACTACCAAG TGCGTGTCCCCCATCCGGTGGTTCCTCGGTGAAAGCTACTCCGACACAAGAGTTCTTCGCTTCAACCATAACATTGCATATGCCAAATAGTGATGTGATCAGCCTGACAGGAGACGGGTTTGCGGATAAAAAGAGCTCGCAGGACTCTGCTGCACTGCTCATGCTCCACGAGCTTCAGCGGCGAGGTAGATTGCAAGTCCAGGAGATATGA
- the LOC100838087 gene encoding endoribonuclease Dicer homolog 3a isoform X2, which translates to MLVLVQKRKELHGTTRACAFSGTWASKRTVIKLQGYKLNFSCDQVGQKYSEFVLLIDTTIANEAANLDINLYLHDKMVKASVSPCGLLELDVQQMEQVKLFQALIFNGLFGKLFTGSKSSNSSREFILNKDDNLIWNNANMYLLLPMDPTLESHDSFCINWRVIDEAATAVRLMRKIHSDGKMNLLAILDFDQIYGDLIHLANTSCEVHTLRNVAVLAVHTGKIYTALHVTDLSANSTFDGVSSKKESGFKTFTEYFEKKYDIVLRHPSQPLLVLKPSHNPHNLLSSKIRDEGPCPPLCYGENKNDGTTDVIKVNNRVHMPPELLIPLNLPEDILRAFYLFPSLMYRMETLMLASQLRSEIAYDSNISSFLILEAITTLRCSEDFSMERLELLGDSVLKYAVSCHLFLKFPDKHEGQLSSSRIDIISNAALHRLGIKHKIQGYIRDAAFDPRRWLAPGQRTNRPFHCKCPVDYEVVTKDIHVIDEKPTIKIGQACDKGHRWMCSKTISDCVEAIIGAYYVGGGLRAAVAVLRWLGVDAEIEEELIMQTILSASMKTYVPKIDLVEALEAKLGYAFSVKGLLLEALTHPSHQESEERYSYERLEFLGDAALDILLTWHLFSSHKDTDEGELTDLRSASVNNENFAKVAVKHKLHHFLQQSSGILLDQITEYANSLENSSMDEINLSSDAPLRGPKVLGDIVESIAGAILIDTKLDLDVVRGVFKPLLSPIVTPENLELPPFRELLEWCNKNGYFLGIKCTDGDKIQAILDVQLEDVLVIRRGFGKNKKDAKAHAASMLLKDLEEKGFIISKNAIRTEQFQKQCGSENSCYNMFDAMDTQVLTPFWGNESAGPVLDKPVHVAVKTSKGGPRVALYEFCKKLQWPAPKFDSVKVLPSACPPSGGSSVKATPTQEFFASTITLHMPNSDVISLTGDGFADKKSSQDSAALLMLHELQRRGRLQVQEI; encoded by the exons ATGCTGGTGTTG GTACAAAAACGGAAGGAGCTACATGGTACAACCCGAGCCTGTGCCTTCTCTGGTACCTGGGCATCCAAGAGAACTGTTATTAAGCTTCAAGGCTACAAGTTGAATTTTTCTTGTGATCAAGTTGGTCAGAAATACTCTGAGTTTGTTCTGTTAATTGATACAACTATAGCAAATGAAGCTGCTAATCTGGATATTAATCTATATCTGCATGACAAGATGGTAAAAGCTTCAGTCTCTCCATGTGGCCTACTTGAGTTAGATGTTCAACAG atGGAGCAGGTAAAGCTATTTCAAGCACTTATCTTTAATGGTTTGTTTGGAAAGTTGTTCACTGGATCAAAATCATCTAACTCTTCGAGGGAGTTTATTCTCAACAAAGACGACAACCTGATCTGGAATAATGCAAATATGTATTTGCTTTTACCTATGGATCCTACCCTAGAGTCTCATGACAGTTTTTGCATTAACTGGAGAGTGATTGATGAAGCTGCTACAGCTGTTAGACTAATGAGAAAGATTCATTCTGATGGCAAAATGAACTTACTTGCAATACTTGATTTCGATCAAATTTATGGAGATCTAATTCATCTTGCTAACACGTCATGTGAGGTCCATACCCTTCGAAATGTAGCAGTGCTGGCAGTGCACACCGGGAAGATATATACTGCTCTTCATGTTACTGATTTATCTGCCAATAGCACATTTGATGGTGTATCCAGTAAGAAAGAATCAGGGTTCAAGACATTTACAGaatattttgaaaagaa GTATGACATAGTTCTTCGTCATCCCTCACAGCCATTATTAGTGCTGAAACCCAGTCATAATCCTCACAACCTTCTTTCCTCAAAGATCCGAGATGAAGGTCCTTGTCCTCCCCTTT gtTATGGTGAGAACAAAAATGATGGCACAACAGATGTAATTAAGGTGAACAACCGTGTTCACATGCCCCCGGAGTTGCTAATTCCCCTTAATTTGCCTGAGGACATTTTGAGAGCATTTTATTTGTTCCCATCTTTGATGTATCGTATGGAGACACTAATGCTAGCCAGTCAACTAAGAAGTGAAATTGCATACGATTCTAATATATCGAGCTTTCTG ATTCTGGAAGCTATTACAACACTGCGATGCTCTGAGGACTTCTCTATGGAGCGGCTAGAACTATTGGGAGATTCTGTGCTGAAGTATGCAGTGAGTTGTCATCTTTTCCTGAAATTTCCTGATAAGCATGAAGGTCAATTGTCATCCAGTAGGATTGATATAATATCTAATGCGGCGCTTCATAGGCTTGGAATTAAACACAAAATACAG GGTTACATACGTGATGCTGCATTTGATCCTCGCCGATGGCTTGCACCAGGACAGCGCACTAATCGTCCTTTTCATTGCAAATGCCCAGTAGATTATGAGGTTGTAACTAAGGATATTCATGTCATTGATGAAAAACCTACTATTAAAATAGGCCAGGCGTGTGATAAGGGACACAGATGGATGTGTTCCAAAACAATTTCTGATTGTGTAGAAGCTATAATTGGTGCATATTATGTAGGAGGTGGATTAAGAGCAGCTGTGGCTGTTCTCAGGTGGTTGGGTGTTGATGCTGAAATTGAGGAAGAATTGATTATGCAGACCATCTTGAGTGCATCTATGAAGACTTATGTTCCGAAAATTGATCTAGTAGAAGCGCTCGAGGCAAAACTAGGCTATGCATTTTCAGTGAAAGGTCTTCTGTTAGAGGCTCTTACCCACCCATCACATCAGGAATCAGAAGAAAGATACTCCTACGAG CGTCTGGAGTTCCTTGGCGATGCTGCCTTGGATATTCTCTTAACATGGCATCTCTTCAGTAGTCATAAAGACACCGATGAGGGGGAGTTGACAGATTTAAGGTCTGCATCAGTAAACAATGAAAACTTTGCAAAAGTTGCAGTAAAGCACAAACTCCATCACTTTCTCCAGCAGTCTTCTGGGATTTTACTGGACCAAATTACTGAATATGCAAATAGTCTGGAAAATTCATCCATGGACGAAATCAACCTTTCATCGGATGCTCCATTAAGGGGGCCTAAA GTTCTAGGTGATATTGTAGAAAGTATTGCAGGTGCAATTCTTATAGATACCAAACTTGATTTGGATGTAGTTCGGGGTGTTTTTAAACCTCTTCTTTCCCCTATCGTCACACCTGAGAACCTGGAGTTGCCTCCATTTAGAGAGCTTCTCGAATGGTGCAACAAAAATGGGTACTTTCTAGGAATTAAATGTACAGATGGAGACAAAATACAGGCTATTCTGGATGTACAACTCGAGGACGTGCTCGTTATCAGACGAGGTTTTGGCAAGAATAAAAAAGATGCTAAAGCCCACGCAGCTTCCATGTTACTCAAGGACCTCGAg GAAAAAGGGTTTATAATATCAAAGAACGCCATCAGAACGGAACAATTTCAGAAGCAATGTGGTAGTGAAAACAGTTGCTACAACATGTTTGATGCCATGGATACACAGGTTCTAACACCATTCTGGGGAAACGAATCAGCTGGTCCTGTGCTTGATAAACCAG TGCACGTGGCGGTGAAGACGAGTAAAGGAGGACCTCGCGTAGCGCTGTATGAGTTCTGCAAAAAGTTACAATGGCCAGCGCCTAAGTTTGATTCTGTTAAAGTACTACCAAG TGCGTGTCCCCCATCCGGTGGTTCCTCGGTGAAAGCTACTCCGACACAAGAGTTCTTCGCTTCAACCATAACATTGCATATGCCAAATAGTGATGTGATCAGCCTGACAGGAGACGGGTTTGCGGATAAAAAGAGCTCGCAGGACTCTGCTGCACTGCTCATGCTCCACGAGCTTCAGCGGCGAGGTAGATTGCAAGTCCAGGAGATATGA